In Primulina eburnea isolate SZY01 chromosome 5, ASM2296580v1, whole genome shotgun sequence, a single window of DNA contains:
- the LOC140832191 gene encoding uncharacterized protein isoform X2 yields the protein MMEVEPPSILRYLIGSVIMMLGVVLPVGYMMFRNIRVASSSPYSKQT from the coding sequence ATGATGGAGGTGGAACCTCCTAGCATATTGAGGTATTTGATTGGATCAGTGATAATGATGCTGGGTGTGGTGTTGCCagtgggatacatgatgtttcgTAATATACGGGTTGCATCTTCCTCTCCTTACTCCAAACAGACGTAG
- the LOC140832192 gene encoding probable aquaporin TIP-type: MVKIALGSLGDSFSVGSIKSYVSEFIATLVFVFAGVGSAIAYNKLTSGAALDPPGLVAVAVAHAFALFVGVSIAANISGGHLNPAVTLGLAVGGSITILTGLFYWIAQCLGSIVACLLLKFVTGGLSIPTHGVGDGVSAFAGLVTEIIITFGLVYTVYATAADPKKGSIGIIAPIAIGFIVGANILAAGPFSGGSMNPARSFGPAVASGDFSEIWIYWIGPLIGGALAGLVYGGVFIGSHAPVPTSDDYA, from the exons atggtGAAGATTGCTTTGGGTAGCCTTGGTGATTCTTTCAGTGTTGGGTCAATTAAATCTTATGTGTCTGAGTTTATAGCCAcacttgtttttgtttttgccGGTGTTGGCTCTGCCATAGCTTACA ACAAGCTCACATCGGGTGCCGCTCTCGACCCGCCAGGCTTGGTGGCCGTGGCCGTGGCTCATGCATTTGCACTGTTTGTGGGAGTGTCGATTGCAGCCAACATCTCCGGTGGACATCTGAATCCAGCTGTCACGCTTGGATTGGCCGTAGGAGGCAGCATCACCATCCTCACTGGCCTCTTTTATTGGATTGCTCAATGCCTTGGCTCCATAGTCGCTTGTCTCCTCCTCAAATTTGTCACCGGTGGATTG TCTATTCCCACTCATGGAGTAGGAGATGGGGTGAGTGCATTCGCAGGGTTAGTTACGGAAATTATCATAACCTTTGGATTAGTGTACACGGTCTACGCCACAGCAGCAGACCCCAAAAAGGGCTCCATTGGAATAATTGCCCCGATTGCAATTGGGTTCATAGTTGGGGCAAATATTTTGGCGGCAGGCCCATTTAGCGGTGGATCGATGAATCCGGCTCGATCATTTGGGCCCGCAGTTGCAAGTGGAGATTTTTCCGAGATATGGATCTATTGGATCGGACCACTCATCGGTGGAGCACTCGCGGGCCTGGTCTACGGCGGTGTGTTTATTGGGTCACATGCCCCAGTCCCAACTTCTGATGATTATGCTTAG
- the LOC140832191 gene encoding uncharacterized protein isoform X1 has protein sequence MALSRAVMMEVEPPSILRYLIGSVIMMLGVVLPVGYMMFRNIRVASSSPYSKQT, from the exons ATGGCT TTAAGCAGAGCTGTGATGATGGAGGTGGAACCTCCTAGCATATTGAGGTATTTGATTGGATCAGTGATAATGATGCTGGGTGTGGTGTTGCCagtgggatacatgatgtttcgTAATATACGGGTTGCATCTTCCTCTCCTTACTCCAAACAGACGTAG